From a single Kryptolebias marmoratus isolate JLee-2015 linkage group LG6, ASM164957v2, whole genome shotgun sequence genomic region:
- the zic2a gene encoding zinc finger protein ZIC 2a, with product MLLDAGHQFPGLGVGSFARHHSAASEMQERDLSLAQNSFVDSAHMGAFKLNHDLSPGQSSAFTSQAPGYPAAALGAHAAHVTSYTGSPFNSTRDFLFRSRGFGESSPASGQHAIFGPTAGSLHHSHTDTQSHILFPGIHEQHASHGSPNVLNGQMRLGLPGEVFGRTEQYHQVSSPRTDPYSAAQLHNQYGSMNMNMGMNMAAHHHHHHPGAFFRYMRQQCIKQELICKWIDPEQLSNPKKCCNKTFSTMHELVTHVSVEHVGGPEQTNHICFWEDCARESKPFKAKYKLVNHIRVHTGEKPFPCPFPGCGKVFARSENLKIHKRTHTGEKPFQCEFEGCDRRFANSSDRKKHMHVHTSDKPYLCKMCDKSYTHPSSLRKHMKVHESTPPASDSSPAASSGYESSTPPGLVSPTTETQSNTTLSPASAVHNTTSHSGLSSNFSEWYV from the exons ATGTTACTGGATGCTGGCCACCAGTTCCCCGGACTGGGAGTGGGCTCGTTCGCCAGGCATCACTCAGCAGCGAGCGAGATGCAGGAGAGAGACTTGAGTTTGGCTCAGAACAGCTTTGTGGACTCCGCGCACATGGGCGCGTTTAAGCTGAACCACGACCTCTCCCCGGGACAGAGCTCTGCCTTCACCAGCCAGGCCCCCGGCTACCCCGCGGCGGCTCTGGGGGCCCACGCCGCCCATGTCACGTCGTACACCGGCTCCCCTTTCAACTCCACCAGGGACTTTCTGTTTCGCAGCCGCGGCTTCGGAGAATCCTCTCCGGCGAGCGGCCAGCACGCTATTTTTGGTCCCACGGCGGGGTCCCTCCATCACTCCCACACAGACACTCAGAGCCACATTCTGTTCCCCGGGATCCACGAGCAGCACGCCTCCCACGGCTCCCCCAACGTGCTGAACGGCCAGATGCGGCTCGGGCTGCCGGGGGAGGTGTTCGGACGCACCGAGCAGTACCACCAGGTCTCCAGCCCGAGGACCGACCCGTACTCGGCCGCGCAGCTGCACAACCAGTACGGCTCCATGAATATGAACATGGGCATGAACATGGCagcccaccaccaccaccaccaccccggtGCCTTCTTCCGCTACATGAGGCAGCAGTGCATCAAGCAGGAGCTCATCTGCAAGTGGATCGACCCGGAGCAGCTGAGCAACCCCAAGAAGTGCTGCAACAAAACTTTCAGCACCATGCACGAGCTCGTCACGCACGTCTCCGTGGAGCACGTCGGTGGGCCGGAGCAGACCAACCACATCTGCTTCTGGGAGGACTGCGCCCGGGAGAGCAAGCCGTTCAAGGCGAAATACAAACTTGTGAACCACATCCGGGTGCACACCGGCGAGAAGCCCTTCCCGTGCCCCTTCCCCGGCTGCGGAAAGGTCTTCGCACGGTCGGAAAACTTAAAGATCCACAAGAGGACGCATACAG GAGAGAAACCGTTCCAGTGTGAGTTTGAGGGCTGCGACAGAAGATTTGCAAACAGCAGTGACCGAAAGAAGCACATGCACGTTCACACGTCGGACAAGCCTTATCTGTGCAAAATGTGTGACAAGTCCTACACACACCCCAGCTCTCTACGAAAACACATGAAG GTCCATGAATCCACTCCACCAGCATCAGACTCCTCACCAGCTGCAAGCTCCGGCTACGAATCCTCCACCCCCCCGGGCCTCGTGTCCCCCACCACGGAGACCCAAAGCAACACCACCCTGTCCCCGGCCTCAGCAGTGCACAACaccaccagccacagtggccTGTCCTCCAATTTCAGTGAGTGGTATGTGTAA